One Deltaproteobacteria bacterium genomic window, CCGCTATGGAGTCTTCGATCCGGTGGCACGGCCTGAGAAAGGCCCCCCTGATCTGATCGTCGCTCAGATTCCGCGTATAGAGGTACACGTCGGCCTTCAGACAGATCAAGGCATGCACATAGGCCTGCCACATATCCTGCATCGCAAAACCTGGCGCCCGGATCATCTCCAGAAGCGATTCAAGGCTTTCCGCCCTCTGCAGCAGCTGCCCGTATTCGCCATGATCCGGGATCCCGTCCCAGCAGTCCGCCGCAATGACTATACTGCCCCCCTGCCTGACCACCTGAGAAGCCGCGCTCATCCCCTTGACCGCCTGGTACAGATTGAGATCGAGGGGGTACCCCGAGTTACTCGTGATGACAATGTCAAAGGGCTCGCCAACCGCTACCATGGCCGTCTCTTTTACGAAGGCACAGCCTTCGCTATGAGCCTCCTCGACACTCCCGGCAAATACCCGTGTGATCTGCTTTTTGCTGTTCAGGGCCACATTCAAAAGGAAGGTGGGACGTGCCATGGCCGCAGCCTCGCTGAGGTCTTCCCAGAGAGGGTTCCCGCGGGTAACCCCCCAGCGGGCATTGGGGTCGTCCAGGTTCTTCGCACTGTGGTTGCGCTCGACTGTTTCGAGAAGCGCGAGCCCCGGTACCACCGCTTTGGGTCCCCCGGAAAAACCTGCAAAAAAATGGGGTTCAATGAAACCGGTCAGGATCTTTACGTCGCACTCCACAAACTCCCTGAGGACCCA contains:
- the larA gene encoding nickel-dependent lactate racemase, encoding MKVRLPYGKTRLEVDLPDDVRVEVLEPSYVEGFADQAGAVREALQHPTGSPPLRELVKSSDRVGIIFNDITRATPYPVILPVLLGELGHVPDERIVLFNATGTHRTNTQSELRGMLGEEVAGRYRIVQNDATDRESHVRVGTTSQGNDVWVLREFVECDVKILTGFIEPHFFAGFSGGPKAVVPGLALLETVERNHSAKNLDDPNARWGVTRGNPLWEDLSEAAAMARPTFLLNVALNSKKQITRVFAGSVEEAHSEGCAFVKETAMVAVGEPFDIVITSNSGYPLDLNLYQAVKGMSAASQVVRQGGSIVIAADCWDGIPDHGEYGQLLQRAESLESLLEMIRAPGFAMQDMWQAYVHALICLKADVYLYTRNLSDDQIRGAFLRPCHRIEDSIAELLRKYGRDAAICVLPEGPQTIPYIRD